One genomic segment of Stigmatopora argus isolate UIUO_Sarg chromosome 18, RoL_Sarg_1.0, whole genome shotgun sequence includes these proteins:
- the LOC144092720 gene encoding peptidyl-prolyl cis-trans isomerase FKBP10-like isoform X2 → MDEGLLGMCVGEIRHIVIPPFKGYGEKGAGVEIPPHATLVFDILLVDIHNPKDNITVEEQTVPESCDRRSVSGDYIRYHYNGTFLNGVTFDTSYQRNSTYNTYIGMGYVIAGMDQALLGVCMGERRRAIIPPHLAYGEGGAGDVIPPSAVLVFDIHVIDFHNPSDKVNVQVLHKPTECNQTTEVDDLVHYHYNCTLVDGTRLFSSHDNENLQDAVLGSDKVIDGLEQALRGMCEGEKRIVTVPPHLGHGEKGALGVPGSAVLMFDIEMVRVQKGVPPGYLFVWLHDTPEDLFQAMDVNKDGVVPQEEFADFIKLQVSQGKGRLKPGAAADQVIVDMFANQDRDKNGRITAEELKLKVDEDREHDEL, encoded by the exons ATGGATGAGGGCTTGCTTGGCATGTGCGTGGGCGAGATCCGCCATATCGTCATCCCGCCTTTCAAAGGCTATGGAGAAAAAGGCGCAG GAGTGGAGATCCCTCCCCACGCCACTCTAGTCTTTGACATCCTGTTGGTGGACATCCACAATCCCAAAGACAACATCACCGTGGAGGAGCAGACAGTGCCGGAGTCGTGCGATCGCCGGTCCGTGTCTGGGGATTACATCCGCTACCACTACAATGGAACTTTCCTGAACGGCGTCACCTTCGACACCAG CTACCAGAGGAACAGCACATACAACACGTACATTGGAATGGGTTACGTGATCGCAGGTATGGACCAAGCCCTGTTGGGGGTCTGCATGGGGGAGCGGAGGAGGGCTATCATCCCCCCGCATCTGGCCTATGGAGAAGGCGGAGCGG GTGACGTGATCCCACCGTCCGCCGTGCTGGTCTTTGACATCCATGTCATTGACTTTCACAACCCGAGCGACAAAGTGAACGTGCAGGTCCTCCACAAACCCACGGAGTGCAACCAGACCACCGAGGTGGACGACCTGGTCCACTACCACTACAACTGCACCTTAGTGGACGGCACACGCCTTTTCTCTTC ACACGATAATGAAAACCTCCAAGACGCCGTCTTGGGCTCAGACAAGGTGATCGACGGGCTGGAACAGGCCTTGCGAGGCATGTGCGAGGGAGAGAAGCGTATAGTCACCGTGCCCCCTCATTTGGGCCACGGAGAAAAAGGAG CCCTAGGAGTGCCTGGCAGCGCCGTGCTTATGTTCGACATCGAGATGGTGCGCGTGCAGAAAGGCGTGCCACCGGGTTACCTGTTCGTGTGGCTTCACGACACCCCCGAGGACCTCTTCCAGGCCATGGACGTAAACAAGGACGGCGTCGTGCCCCAAGAAGAG TTTGCAGACTTTATCAAGCTGCAGGTATCACAAGGCAAAGGTCGGCTGAAGCCCGGGGCGGCCGCCGATCAGGTGATCGTCGACATGTTCGCCAACCAGGACCGCGACAAAAATGGCCGCATCACGGCCGAGGAGCTCAAGCTGAAGGTGGATGAGGACAGGGAGCACGACGAGCTGTGA
- the LOC144092720 gene encoding peptidyl-prolyl cis-trans isomerase FKBP10-like isoform X1 yields the protein MFSYCIVFVLVCSVGCNPNPLGDVVVDRHFIPATCTRQAQDGDQVRYHYNATFLEGKTFDSSYQRGAAKVGLLGEGRLIAGIEKGLLGMCVNEHRTITVPPHLAYGSTGAGDMIPPDTTLVFHVLLLDLWNKGDLVVTKTISTPKDCKRSVMRSDFVRYHYNGTLLDGTTFDSSYVRKQTRDSLVGEGWLVKGMDEGLLGMCVGEIRHIVIPPFKGYGEKGAGVEIPPHATLVFDILLVDIHNPKDNITVEEQTVPESCDRRSVSGDYIRYHYNGTFLNGVTFDTSYQRNSTYNTYIGMGYVIAGMDQALLGVCMGERRRAIIPPHLAYGEGGAGDVIPPSAVLVFDIHVIDFHNPSDKVNVQVLHKPTECNQTTEVDDLVHYHYNCTLVDGTRLFSSHDNENLQDAVLGSDKVIDGLEQALRGMCEGEKRIVTVPPHLGHGEKGALGVPGSAVLMFDIEMVRVQKGVPPGYLFVWLHDTPEDLFQAMDVNKDGVVPQEEFADFIKLQVSQGKGRLKPGAAADQVIVDMFANQDRDKNGRITAEELKLKVDEDREHDEL from the exons ATGTTTTCCTATTGCATCGTTTTCGTGTTGGTGTGCTCGGTGGGCTGCAACCCAAACCCACTCGGAGATGTAGTCGTGGACAGACACTTTATCCCCGCAACTTGTACGCGGCAAGCCCAAGACGGAGATCAGGTCCGGTATCACTACAACGCCACTTTTCTTGAAGGAAAAACGTTCGATTCCAG TTACCAGCGAGGGGCAGCCAAGGTGGGCCTCCTCGGGGAGGGTCGTCTGATCGCAGGGATTGAGAAAGGCCTTTTGGGGATGTGCGTCAACGAGCATAGGACTATCACTGTACCCCCACATCTGGCCTATGGTAGTACCGGAGCAG GCGACATGATCCCTCCAGACACGACGTTAGTCTTCCACGTTCTTCTGTTGGATTTGTGGAACAAAGGCGACCTAGTGGTGACCAAAACCATCAGCACCCCCAAAGACTGCAAGCGCTCAGTGATGCGCAGCGACTTTGTGCGCTACCACTACAACGGCACTCTGCTGGACGGCACCACCTTCGACTCCAG CTACGTGCGAAAGCAGACCCGCGACTCCTTGGTTGGTGAGGGATGGTTGGTCAAAGGCATGGATGAGGGCTTGCTTGGCATGTGCGTGGGCGAGATCCGCCATATCGTCATCCCGCCTTTCAAAGGCTATGGAGAAAAAGGCGCAG GAGTGGAGATCCCTCCCCACGCCACTCTAGTCTTTGACATCCTGTTGGTGGACATCCACAATCCCAAAGACAACATCACCGTGGAGGAGCAGACAGTGCCGGAGTCGTGCGATCGCCGGTCCGTGTCTGGGGATTACATCCGCTACCACTACAATGGAACTTTCCTGAACGGCGTCACCTTCGACACCAG CTACCAGAGGAACAGCACATACAACACGTACATTGGAATGGGTTACGTGATCGCAGGTATGGACCAAGCCCTGTTGGGGGTCTGCATGGGGGAGCGGAGGAGGGCTATCATCCCCCCGCATCTGGCCTATGGAGAAGGCGGAGCGG GTGACGTGATCCCACCGTCCGCCGTGCTGGTCTTTGACATCCATGTCATTGACTTTCACAACCCGAGCGACAAAGTGAACGTGCAGGTCCTCCACAAACCCACGGAGTGCAACCAGACCACCGAGGTGGACGACCTGGTCCACTACCACTACAACTGCACCTTAGTGGACGGCACACGCCTTTTCTCTTC ACACGATAATGAAAACCTCCAAGACGCCGTCTTGGGCTCAGACAAGGTGATCGACGGGCTGGAACAGGCCTTGCGAGGCATGTGCGAGGGAGAGAAGCGTATAGTCACCGTGCCCCCTCATTTGGGCCACGGAGAAAAAGGAG CCCTAGGAGTGCCTGGCAGCGCCGTGCTTATGTTCGACATCGAGATGGTGCGCGTGCAGAAAGGCGTGCCACCGGGTTACCTGTTCGTGTGGCTTCACGACACCCCCGAGGACCTCTTCCAGGCCATGGACGTAAACAAGGACGGCGTCGTGCCCCAAGAAGAG TTTGCAGACTTTATCAAGCTGCAGGTATCACAAGGCAAAGGTCGGCTGAAGCCCGGGGCGGCCGCCGATCAGGTGATCGTCGACATGTTCGCCAACCAGGACCGCGACAAAAATGGCCGCATCACGGCCGAGGAGCTCAAGCTGAAGGTGGATGAGGACAGGGAGCACGACGAGCTGTGA